The nucleotide window TTGAGAATTATGATGTCTCGGGTTCAATTcttaatggaaaaaaaaaattagttgattCTTTTCATCTATCTTAGTCGTGATAAACATAATTATTATCCTTTCGTAAAGGTAATAATCTTTCAAcatatctcataaaattaatcGAGGTACGTAAAAAGCTAACTCGACATCATGATTATTAAAGAAATAgcatatatatatcttatttgTTTCCTTAGTACACAAACATCATGTGCAGCTAAGCATTTTACAGCTGTATGTAATTTTGTTGGTATTACTCAAATTCTTGGATATAAAATTTCTgctaaaaatatattcttaGGTGGAAAATATTGTTTGTTTAAGAGACTAGGCAACATAAAAGAGTTGTCATGTCACTGTCTTCACGAGCTTCTTGAGCAATTAAGCTAACTTTATACTATAAGTTTTagtaactttatatatatatatatatatatatatatatatattattatatggaCAGTTGTCCCTTTTCCCCACCTTAATTGACCAAAATTTATTGATATAACACCATTTACAAAgaatttaaccaaaaaaaaaaaaaatgatattttggaaatttatgacttaaaataattgtaaaatattTGTGTAGCTATACATAATCTTAtctaaagttattttttatacataattattttttagataaagTTAAAAAATGTACCACATAAATTCAGACTAAGAGAGTAGGTTTATCACTTTgattagatattaaaaaaagttgATGTGGTCAGATTATATTTAACAGCAAAAATTAGCTTAATCCTAAGTCGAGAAAAAACAGTGAATTTTGTATATCAATCTactatacatatacatatttatatatggACCCAAAGTCCAAACAGAGCTTATGATATTAATAATGCATGTACCCAATCCtgataaatttgaaattgagacgtagtaattaataattttttattataataatatatacgcacactttttaaaaattaaaaaaaagagaggatatTTATGGATAAAATAATTGTAGAGCCGGTTTGGCATTTGAAATAATTGGAGGAGGATTAACCATGTGCTCTAAAATGAACCATACTCTCTTTTGATTCTTTTCATATGTTAATTATTGCTTCATGCTTAGTGTAACAAAACAACGaatgttttaaataatttattatcttaTGGTCTTGTAAGCTAAGTCTCCAACAATATTCCACACAaaggccaaaaaaaaaaacatatagacAAAATACAACTATATGGAAATTTGAGAGAAGAAGAGATCACTTACCAAGATTCCTTTAAGATTAATGATATTCTTGTTTGCCTTCTTGTTGTGATATAAAATTGTATGTGCCAATTGAGGTACGTAATGTCCAGCGTAACTCTCTCCAGCTATATAAAAATCTCTATCTTTATATTCTGGAAACCTTTCAAGCCAATTTATTATAAATCGATAATTATCATTAGCTGTTTTTCTATCTCCTCCAATCTTAACATCACTTGATGTATTAGAATATGAAAATCCTACTCCTGCTGGAGACTCCACGAACAACACATTGGCAGCTAATAATATTTagcaataacaaaaaaattaaaaaaaaattagtactaGTTTAGAGTACTAAAATTATTTAgttatgtgaaaaaaaaaagaattttaccATGGTTCCATGCGAAATTATTTATGTGAAGTGTTTTTCCATCACTATTTACTCTAAATGGTCCAAGTTCTTGAAAGGCTCCATATGCCAGAGAAGAACAACCTGGACCTGTCCCCCAAGAAACAATGATAAATCGATTAATTACCAATAATTACATATTAAAATGCAACAAAATAGTTGAGATAACTACCTCCATTAAGCCATAGAAGAAGAGGCAATGACTTGTTAAAACGTTGAGCTTCAacaaagtaataataaaaagctCGTCCAGCAGATTCATCAATCGTAACATATCCACCATATTGCTCAAATTTTACTAGAGGCTGGCCAGGAAGTTTCTGAATCCTGTCATTTGCCTTCTTCAAATCCTCTTGATAATtagaaattacattttttttattagatgcAATATGAAGATCATCAAAATTTGATGCATCAAAATGACTTTTGTCTATGTTGGAatttttcttaaacttgtaaAATTGGCCAAGGGTATCACTTTGTGTTTTGGTAGCTCCTCCATTGATAATTTGAGAGATGATGGTTGAAAGAAAGAGAGTGACCaataaaagagaagaagtaGTTGTGGACTtcatcaaaactaatatttgtttgTTTCTCTTTGAGAAACTTTATTGAATAGTGTAAGAGATAAAAGggtttttatatcattttatatGTATGGGATTTTCAAACAACTAAGAATGGATCACATATAATAATCCAAAAAACAACTATATATAGTACTTTAAATTGGGAAAACCAACTCAGCACATGGATGCTtatccaataaaaaaattgaattgagtgaaatgatagaaaaaagagtttaagttatattaagtacttaaaagatatttatatataaatttataatttttaaaataaaatattttaaatatgatctaaagattttaatcttttatataaatttaactCAAAAAAATGGAAAGGAACGTGTGAAGTGTGATAGCGAGTGGAACTATTTGCATAATGTAATTTCTATTCTATAAAATTGATTACATGTAAGCTTTTATGACAATCAATAAATGATAATGTAGTAAAAATATGAGTCCTTCtcttaagaaaaaatttaagaaataacaaatataatagATATAACAAGGCTCTATATCTATAGTTTCGATAATTGTAGGCTCTATATCTATAGTTTAGATAATTGTgttttatagctatagtttcgtTTGCTATGGAGGTTGCGGTTGTATATTTTTgcatgtttgtatatttcgcttgtgGTATACAACTAGGGTaagtatatatacaaatttgcatttatacatttaggaatttttcagaactacgtttgtatatttcgcttgccaatatacaaacaaagtaatttattataaattattcataaatcgtatacaaataagGATAAATTACCTATATGCAGGATACATAAATCGTAACTCTCAAAACCAATATTTATCCCTTACTTATTTCACTCCACAAATCTCTCCTCATTTTTAGTCACAGGATCTTGGTAGTTATTTTCTCATTCacgtttgaaattcaaaattagtcttttttctGTAGGTTAAGATAattttagacaaaaaaaattaaaaaggataTTTATGAGTCTTTtacctatttttaaaaatacaccaaaatttataataaaataagtgaacTTCAAATTTTCAACACTAAAACgtaaattataataatagtagtagttattatttggtaataattaatataatatttgtaaatttttcataatttgagtTGGTTATGGACTCTAACAACTAATCATTCACTGAAACTAATTAGGattcttgtattattatttaatcttCCCATTGTCtcataataatattagtttcaATTTGACCAAAATTTCATACAGTCtaatattttcctcttttttctggtgtttttcatatcaaatttcTTTAATGGATTGTGTTTGTTCAAGTATCTAATTGAAActtaattcttatttattgtgatacatTTATAGATACACTATATTTCAACTTACATACGTCCttctttcacaactttattgtatcagatacattattatcaactacaaaatgaTACATTATGTGAGTTATAcagtaatgtatcgatctcaaatctaACATCTTATGGCCAACATgcaattacttatttaatgtatctagtataaatacaatatttatcaatttaaacgagatacataaatagtaatgtatcatgcactaattttttagatatgatacgtaaatttgaatttatactaaatgtatcaattacatagCAACTACCACAcaataatgtatcgatctcaaatctaacatcttataggcaataattatttgtttaatgtatctagtataaatacaatacatatcaatttaaacgagatacataaataataaaatgctAAGTAGCAAAGATATTCATTAAGTAGCAAAGATATTCATGATGTAACAAAGGACTTTTTTCTTGTACTGTGCAGAAGGAGGAGGAATTTGTGTTCAATGACGTGCCAACACCATCTATATTACGAGGCTTCAGTGCTCCCATCTGGCTTGAGTCTGATCTCACTGATAGCGATCTACTTTTCCTTCTTGCTCATGATTCTGATGAGTTTAACCGGTGCGTATGTTCTATTCAATCCTCCATATATGAATATAGCCAAACAAAATCACCAAGTAtccatttttataattaaacaaTTGTTCGAAAAATTAGTGAAAAGAACAGCCTTTGCGAAAAATGAGTATGAGTTAAGTCAAAATTACCATCAGAGTGAGCTTCACAGCCTCTATCATGAATAAATTTTTCgacaattttaattcaaaattgacaggattttcaataaattaggaaaagaattttaaatcttaaaattttcaacaattttgaatcaaaattgaaaggatcctCGCTGAACTGGGAgaagaaagaatcttgaatctcaaattttttgataatcttgaatcaaaattgaaaggatcttcatgaacttgaagattcaaaagtaTATCGTTTGTCCAACAAGgcaacaacaattccatcacttttgtataCTTCATAACTCACCTCGCTTACCCAAAATTTCGaaaaaagtttttgaatcaaatctGAAAGGTTTTTTCGTAGAACGGGGgagcaatttgaaattttaaatttcttcgtTCTATTAGGATTTgtctaattttaaatttctttgattgatagtaagaagaaacataagcgtaatttatgggatttaattaattttcagattttattccctttttagcgcaatagaaagattttttttgtattagaattaatgtaTCCAGAAGATACaaattttaagggattattgtaattagaaaaaaaaaaaaagataagatgtaatttactctttatactatgagatttatgtaagttatactacAAATAATTAGGGTAATCGTCTACAAAAATTTGGATTTAATTTATACAATCAGGACCGAAGTAtacaaattctaaatttatacaaatcaagcGAATAATAAAATTGGGTGAAATTATAATTGTGAATTAGAATTTCGCTAAAAgtagctataacatttaatatgatttaaatGCTTGTTATTCTGCacaatttttccttcttttaatACTGTACAAAATAAGGGGTTATTTGGCTGGTGAGATCAATATTGATTTCAGACataataagataattttatctcatattttttttgtttcccaccCGTTGTTTGTAGCCCACATTAGAGCTACGACCAAATCCGAATCACGCACTGCAGAGCTCATTCTAGGGAGGCGCTCctaacaaaattttcttcataCCCAGGACTTGAACTCGAGACCTCTTgttaagggtgaagcactcccaccagtgcaccacaaccaGGTAAGGAATAACAATCTCTGATTCACTAAACTGTTGGGATTAAATAGAGAAGGTGAGATAACTAATAACTAATCTCATTGAGTATTCTAACTCATATAATATACTTGTTTATTTCCGCATAGTGGCTCAAAGGGAAGCTAATGAAGTCTTTGTTTTAGGCCCAAAAAACTTTGAGCcccaatttttataattaatggTAAAACATTTATGACTTTTTTTCgctaaataatatttaaaaaaaaaacaaataaaagttattaaaaaaaactatactcTTAatgttaaataatatttttaaaattttgaattatactattcatatttttatattaataattaaaattttatagaaCATAATCTAACAAATTGTATTACAAACAAATGACTAACATCATATTAATTTGAACAAatcctaatttatataaatatcaacaacaatatcactatataatattaaaaaaattatgtttttttaagaataatgaGTTGTGAAAGAAGATACTCTGAAATGAGGACGAAATTGACGCCTGCAAGGTTCAAATGGACCTAATGGAAGGTTCAACTTCATCTTCTAAGCCTGAAGGCTCCTCCTctgctaagaaaaagaaaaaggtcgATATTGACCAgattaagaagaagaatgaagaacttTTGAAGGAAATGGAGGCAATTAAGGAGTGGATGATGGCTGCAGATGAAGTCTTTGTTCAAGTTCAAAATGATATCGATGAAGTGGTAAGCATATCCCAGAAGAAGGGTCATTGCGATGGTTTGGTTAAAGTAAGACCAGCTAATTCCCTAGCCAAATCATATATCAAATATCAACTCAAGGATGAAGGATTGGATTATGATAAATACAAGTTATACTAGGTAGTCATTTGGTTTAAATTGTAGTTaaagttttcaatttttgaaattttagtcGCTTTTAAATCTAACAATGAagtttacacaaaaaaaaatggtaacCAAAAGTACCATAAATGTGTGTAAAATGTATGGGACAAAGGAAACATTAAAAAAAGgacaagaatttttttaaataatgtgcatattcatttgctcaaaaaaacaaatttttcGATCTTTACCGCGGGGTTAGCCAACTTTCATATATATACCATTTATTTAGCCTTATTTTGGCCACCATTTTTGAGTTGTTATAATTGTATTCGATTATGATTTACTATTATAGCTTTCatctatttgtttttttttttatttcttcttttattatctttcaaataaagaatgaaCGATAATAACACAAAAGCAGATAAAAGAATAAGGCGAAACAAGATAGCAAAACAATGTTATATTAGATTATGTGTTTGATTGTTGGAtctccaaattttttttggaaaattatatgaaataacaaactattaattcaaattaaatgttatagccatagtttatattaattgtaattcgcagcaaacatcctttttttttgtcatttgattcggtatacaattagccattttatacattttggtataaaatgtataaaatgcgtttgtgtttgtataaagcgagagaaaaatgtatatacaaatacaaatacaaatacatatattttcgtcctatacacttataattatacaaatacagatcttattatacaaaatttgtataaaattggatatttgtagcgaattatacaaatcaaaagctccatagcaaacataaaatttgttatgaagcgcaattatacaaattatagttataacatacaaatataatttttatgtttgctatatgtgaaaattgtttttttttaaatactccaactttgactTGAGCTTCCAAATTTGGATCAATAGTACAAAAACATCTTTAAACATGATTCTACCACGATAACAAATGTGtcgattaaaaaaaaaccaagcattgttattataattttaacaaTTCTTCTAAgctatttaaaatttatcttaaAAGATTATGACTCAATTAGTGTAaccttttcaatattttattttagagaaaaagaacaaatatacccctaaactatcgtaaatggtatgcagataaccttcgtcatacttttgggacattggtgcccctgccgttcAAAAACTAGATCATATATGCCCGTCACTTTAaaggaagactaaatagggacacatgACGCAATCTTATACGTCgattcaatatttaataaatgttggatttgtggataagattatgacatgtaTATGTCcattagtataaagggtatatatgctctagtttttagacGGTAGAATCATCAATTCCCAAAAATATGATGGAGAAtatctacataccatttacgatagttcagaagtatatttatcatttttctctttacttaatatatatcaCTTTCACTTAAATTCTTTTAGTATGAAAATGTAATCGCTAGAGTTCCTTGGTCAAAATCTCCAAAGACGAATAAAGTTTAAACACGTTCATCATGAGAGGAAAGATGTACCTTGAAAATACTTTCTTAATGAATATTTGAAGAGATTCAAATACTTCTACGTAATTAAAGCAAACAGATAAAAAGAACGCATTACTTGTCTCTTTTCATATGCCTTTTTTGACAATAataaatgacaatattttttatttattataccctcaatttatttagagagtCAATGTTTTTGAAAGAGGTAGAACCTCTTTAATgattaaattgattttgaaattctatcaattaatatggataaaatagtaaactcactatatcaattattattttttaataggtgTGCTAAgtcaaaattgaacaagtaaataggacagagggagtatatttgAAAGGAggaaaaattcaacaaaaaagagaagaagaaaactcGATAATAAAACCTAATGAATGTAGACACCATAAGAGTAGAGCtaaaatccaaaaataaaaatgatctgTTCATTGTCTGGATAATTTTTTGTCTTCCTCTACCaaataagaaatcaataattggtccttcaaattatttgtgtaacacaaacaaaaaaatgagcTCCAGAATATTGTTTCTTTAGTTCAATTAAAAGCATATTTCccaatagaaaattattttattttgaaatttcttcttttatcgcaagtgttttttgaaaaaatattttagacaATAGAAATATTTGTTTGATGAGAAAAAGGTTATAACTTGTGCtggataaatatatttaaaagtttttcgtAAATGTCAGATTACTAAAAGAGAGTCATGACTAATTAATTTGGTAAATGATAGAATCTTtggaaaactattttttcatcTATACGATGCGTGAAAGGATCCCCTTCATTACTATTTTGTCCAAACTCtttaataaaatagtaaatatagGTTTCCTATATCAAATAAACATTAAGGGTTAGTATCATTTTTCttcagaaaataatatttttatattaaataatattaaatccaaattatttaatattaaaccTTAGTAAGGCTTGCATTAAAATAATGAATGTAGTTAATGTACTTTTACCTTAGGCGGAAATATCCATCAATCCAAccttcaaagaaaaagaaattaatcgATTTTCGAtcaaggaaaaaatataaatggtGTAATTAAATTAAGACGGTGGAGCACTTCTTAGCATAAAAGTGTTATGGcttagggatcgtttggtaTATAGAAATGGAATAAGTACTAATATTCTACGAATTGAGATATTTCATGCGATACCATCGTCTATATGAGACTGCACTTGTACCATACATGATTAGCTAACACCTTAAATCAAACATGCAATAAAATTAATCTCAAATTTTATCTTCAGAATATTATCCATATTCCAGATCCAATTGAACTAAAACAGCTTAAGTCATTTTGATACGTTGAATAAAGTACACAAGAATATTCTATGATTTaaaatatctcataaaattacacaagtttttttcaaaataaaagtagaTCTACCATTTAGtactcacaaaataaaaaaaaaatatgtagagTAGACCACACCCCAATAATAGTAGTCATCATCTTTTTACTCAAAtaagtaggggtgtgcaaaaaccgaaccgatcgataaaccgaaccaaaaaaagtgttattggtttattgttattgggttattgggttaacggtttcttaatggttttataaaaaaaaattatcgggTTATCAGTTTGGTATTGGTTTtcaatattgggttattgggtaaaccgataacccattaagagtTAAGACtatagtaatttactacttttacatatacatacatattagtaaatattaatctcaatatcttaATAGTTATGCCTTCTGTAATTTAGCCATcaattcatactttgttaattgtgACTTTGAATTCACAACTTTACATTATACAAATAGTCAAAACCTAAAGTAAGAACCATATTCCTCTTGATTTCTCTTTGTCTTACAcatgtatagttcttttcatgtttgttattattatttctattttatgagcttTTGTGaagttacattattgtcttgtcgtgtcaaatttattaaagaaaccatatatttgttttataagcattttcttattggttaaaccgaaaaccgaaccgttaaggaccaaaaccgataaaccgaaaaccgataaaaaattatcttattggTTCGTTATTGGTTTAGCgtatttaaaaaccaaaaaccgataaaccgaaccgataatacataaaaccgaaccgaaccgaccgatgcacacccctacAAAGGCCATTATTTATCTACTTTCTACATGGAATAGTAGTCCCACCATTTCTGAAAATTCCTCCCCAAAATATCGCTATCCAAATTCCATAAAGTCGTAATCTAGGACCACTAGCCCATGATA belongs to Solanum stenotomum isolate F172 chromosome 1, ASM1918654v1, whole genome shotgun sequence and includes:
- the LOC125872637 gene encoding serine carboxypeptidase-like 40, whose amino-acid sequence is MKSTTTSSLLLVTLFLSTIISQIINGGATKTQSDTLGQFYKFKKNSNIDKSHFDASNFDDLHIASNKKNVISNYQEDLKKANDRIQKLPGQPLVKFEQYGGYVTIDESAGRAFYYYFVEAQRFNKSLPLLLWLNGGPGCSSLAYGAFQELGPFRVNSDGKTLHINNFAWNHAANVLFVESPAGVGFSYSNTSSDVKIGGDRKTANDNYRFIINWLERFPEYKDRDFYIAGESYAGHYVPQLAHTILYHNKKANKNIINLKGILIGNAVINDETDTRGMYEYFASHALISDEVEAEIQKQCKFTIPESEESDECKIAGSIAAYDTHGHIDIYAIYAPLCHNTNLTSMPKRPSLVIDPCSDYYTTAYMNRPDVQKALHANVTNIKYSTWQPCSDVLTNWTDSASTIIPLLKEFMANDIRVWIFSGDTDGRVPVTSTKKSIKIMNLPIKTPWHPWFLNGELGGYTQVYRGDMTFATVRGAGHQVPGYEPARALSLIMHFLDGTDLPESK